A window from Citrus sinensis cultivar Valencia sweet orange chromosome 3, DVS_A1.0, whole genome shotgun sequence encodes these proteins:
- the LOC102610146 gene encoding F-box/kelch-repeat protein At3g06240-like, with the protein MSRKRSRSQEAMTTNDTTTVSSVPLVIITDILLQLPIKSIVRFKCVSKSWLLLIKSSEFVTAHLNCSIRNHSLIVRYYNHAFGNDSGLMLLRSDLKQHQVELPPLEGLSTFPKIVGSCNGLLCLDVSSAFGMAFVLWNPATNEFKRLPTPSLTESRLKTFWMVSLGFGFNQDTNDYVLVRIVNFQARYDAIAEVYSTSTGKWKEVAAGTGSCVIYGGQDAVAVKEVLHWIANGIGVLVNEKFVVSYDMNLELFWRTAMPELPTDCYVKALSYDQSLALAVYPGLGFRSRLSNRFELWVMNEGKGWTRTFNTAFERIAWPVGSFRDSKIIMKSVDQFFLFNPKTKRNFILPIDSGMGYSYKVFTYVDSIVAVNGENDEKEVEAQIEGMVHDGSN; encoded by the coding sequence ATGAGCAGAAAGAGATCAAGAAGTCAAGAGGCCATGACCACCAATGACACCACCACGGTTTCCTCTGTTCCACTTGTTATCATCACTGACATTCTATTACAATTGCCCATAAAATCCATCGTTCGTTTCAAGTGCGTCTCCAAATCTTGGCTCCTTCTCATCAAGTCCTCAGAGTTCGTAACCGCACACCTCAATTGCTCCATTCGAAACCACTCTCTTATCGTCCGTTACTACAATCACGCCTTCGGGAATGATTCCGGTTTGATGCTGCTTCGCAGCGACCTGAAGCAGCACCAAGTAGAGTTGCCACCTCTAGAAGGTTTATCAACCTTCCCGAAGATTGTCGGTTCTTGCAATGGATTGCTCTGTCTCGATGTTTCAAGTGCTTTCGGGATGGCTTTCGTGCTGTGGAATCCGGCAACAAATGAATTCAAACGTCTCCCCACACCCTCACTCACCGAAAGCCGTCTGAAAACGTTTTGGATGGTTTCTCTTGGATTTGGATTCAACCAAGACACCAATGATTATGTATTGGTGAGGATTGTCAACTTTCAGGCTCGTTATGATGCGATTGCCGAAGTGTACAGCACGAGTACCGGAAAATGGAAAGAAGTGGCCGCTGGCACGGGATCGTGTGTGATTTACGGAGGGCAAGATGCGGTGGCTGTGAAAGAAGTTCTTCACTGGATTGCGAATGGAATTGGAGTTTTGGTTAATGAGAAATTTGTCGTGTCGTATGACATGAATCTAGAGCTATTCTGGAGGACAGCAATGCCGGAACTTCCAACTGATTGTTATGTGAAAGCACTGTCCTATGACCAATCACTTGCTTTAGCTGTTTATCCAGGTCTAGGGTTTCGAAGTAGGTTGAGTAATCGGTTTGAATTGTGGGTAATGAATGAAGGAAAGGGGTGGACTAGAACGTTTAACACTGCATTCGAAAGAATAGCTTGGCCGGTTGGAAGTTTTAGAGACAgcaaaattattatgaaaagtGTGGatcaattctttttgtttaatcCTAAGACTAAAAGGAATTTTATTCTCCCTATTGATAGTGGAATGGGATATTCTTATAAAGTTTTTACATATGTGGACAGCATCGTTGCTGTCAATggagaaaatgatgaaaaagaagttgaagCACAGATTGAAGGCATGGTGCATGATGGATCAAACTGA